From the Rhodocyclaceae bacterium genome, one window contains:
- a CDS encoding group II truncated hemoglobin, with amino-acid sequence MASNDSNTSDAKPQGDEGTDGQPSAWDLLGGEPVVRRITDRFYDLMDSDPDFFAIRKLHPDDLSGSREKLFLFLCGWLGGPQYYIEKHGHPMLRARHLPYAIATPERDQWLVCMGRAMLDSGLEDALMERLLQAFFTTADWMRNREG; translated from the coding sequence GTGGCCAGCAACGACAGCAACACAAGCGACGCGAAACCGCAGGGCGACGAAGGTACCGACGGGCAGCCGAGCGCCTGGGACCTGCTCGGCGGCGAACCGGTGGTGCGCCGGATCACCGACCGCTTCTACGACCTGATGGACTCGGATCCGGATTTCTTCGCTATCCGCAAGCTTCATCCAGACGATCTGTCCGGCTCGCGCGAGAAGCTGTTCCTGTTCCTCTGCGGCTGGCTCGGCGGTCCGCAGTACTACATCGAGAAGCACGGCCATCCGATGCTGCGCGCGCGTCACCTGCCCTACGCGATCGCCACACCCGAGCGCGACCAGTGGCTGGTCTGCATGGGACGGGCGATGCTCGATTCCGGCCTCGAGGACGCACTGATGGAACGCCTGCTGCAGGCGTTCTTCACCACCGCTGACTGGATGCGCAACCGGGAAGGCTGA
- a CDS encoding tripartite tricarboxylate transporter substrate binding protein: MNTSKPRASSSRAVILGRACLCTALVLPVSPVLAQSTAKPAGEGAAWPTRPLRMIVASAPGGPSDLIARLVGPQLTEASGQPVVIDHRSGANGMIAGELTAKSDPDGHTFLLANAGFVINSVLYTKVPYDPIREFTPISLAVSVPNILVVHPNVAAKTVADLVALAKAKPGTIAVASAGGGSSGHLALALFQQLSGTEMIHVPFKGGGPALADVMGGQTQAIFSISVTSHPIIKAGRVRPLGVTSLKRLSAFPDLPTISESGFKGYEVTGWFGFVAPVKTPRSVVQRLNAAVVQSVRMPELQERLGNQGAELVGSTPEAFGAYLKSEQAKWAKVIRQAGIKAD, encoded by the coding sequence ATGAACACATCCAAGCCACGCGCCTCGTCCTCGCGCGCGGTGATCCTGGGCCGCGCATGCCTGTGCACGGCGCTGGTGCTGCCAGTGTCGCCGGTGCTGGCGCAGTCGACGGCAAAGCCTGCAGGGGAAGGCGCAGCCTGGCCCACCCGGCCGCTGCGCATGATCGTAGCCTCCGCTCCGGGCGGGCCGTCTGACCTCATCGCCCGGCTGGTCGGACCACAGCTCACCGAGGCATCTGGCCAGCCGGTGGTGATCGACCATCGCTCCGGGGCGAACGGCATGATCGCCGGCGAGCTCACCGCGAAATCCGATCCCGATGGCCACACCTTCCTGCTGGCCAATGCCGGCTTCGTGATCAACAGCGTGCTCTACACGAAGGTGCCGTACGACCCCATCCGCGAGTTCACGCCGATCTCGCTCGCGGTCTCGGTACCGAACATCCTGGTGGTGCATCCGAACGTCGCGGCGAAGACGGTCGCCGACCTGGTCGCGCTGGCGAAGGCGAAGCCGGGGACGATCGCGGTCGCGTCGGCCGGCGGCGGCAGTTCCGGACACCTGGCACTGGCGCTGTTCCAGCAGCTGTCGGGCACTGAGATGATCCACGTCCCGTTCAAGGGCGGTGGTCCTGCGCTGGCCGACGTGATGGGCGGTCAGACCCAGGCGATCTTCAGCATCTCGGTCACCTCGCATCCGATCATCAAGGCCGGGCGGGTGCGGCCGCTCGGGGTCACCAGCCTGAAGCGGCTGTCGGCGTTCCCCGACCTGCCGACCATCTCGGAATCCGGCTTCAAGGGCTACGAGGTCACCGGCTGGTTCGGCTTCGTGGCCCCGGTGAAGACACCACGCAGCGTCGTGCAGCGACTCAATGCGGCGGTGGTGCAGTCGGTGCGTATGCCGGAATTGCAGGAGCGCCTGGGCAACCAGGGCGCGGAACTCGTCGGCAGCACGCCTGAGGCCTTCGGCGCCTACCTGAAGAGCGAACAGGCAAAGTGGGCGAAGGTGATCCGGCAGGCCGGCATCAAGGCAGACTAG
- a CDS encoding tripartite tricarboxylate transporter permease — protein MGFGVAVSLENLLYCFVGCLLGTLVGVLPGIGPVAAIALLLPTTFSLPPVGAMIMLAGIYYGAAYGGSTTAVLVNLPGESSSVVTCLDGHAMAKNGRAGHALAVSAIGSFFAGTVCTLIIAFAAPPLAEIALKFGAPEYFSLMVFGLIASAVLARGSLLKALGMIVVGLLFGIIGTDVNSGMSRFTFGLPGLSDGIGFVVIAMAFFGLGEIIKNLETPDDQRQVFTDKVSGLMPRWVDIKDSSGAIVRGTAIGAFFGTLPGTGPVVASFASYAVEKKVAKDNSQFGHGDIRGVAGPESANNAAAQTAFIPTLTLGIPGSGTMALMLGALMIQGIAPGPQVMTARPDLFWGLIASMWVGNLMLVILNLPLIGMWVQLLKVPYRMLFPAILLFMCIGTYSLNNSIQDPLLMAFFGVVGYAFMKFGCEPAPMLLGFILGPLMEENLRRALLISRGDPTVFLTRPISLAFLVLAAASLLIVVLPAVRKKRDEAFQGDE, from the coding sequence ATGGGTTTCGGGGTTGCCGTGAGCCTCGAGAACCTGCTGTACTGCTTCGTCGGCTGCCTGCTGGGCACGCTGGTGGGCGTGCTTCCGGGTATCGGCCCCGTTGCGGCCATCGCGCTGCTGCTGCCCACCACGTTCTCGCTGCCGCCGGTCGGCGCGATGATCATGCTGGCCGGCATCTACTACGGCGCGGCCTACGGTGGCTCGACCACCGCAGTGCTGGTCAACCTGCCTGGCGAGTCGTCGTCCGTGGTGACCTGTCTCGATGGCCACGCGATGGCCAAGAACGGGCGTGCGGGTCATGCGCTCGCGGTCTCGGCGATCGGTTCGTTCTTCGCTGGCACGGTCTGCACGCTGATCATCGCGTTCGCCGCACCGCCGCTGGCCGAGATCGCACTGAAGTTCGGGGCGCCCGAGTACTTCTCGCTGATGGTGTTCGGCCTGATCGCCTCGGCGGTGCTTGCGCGCGGTTCGCTGCTCAAGGCCCTGGGCATGATCGTCGTCGGCCTGCTGTTCGGCATCATCGGCACCGACGTGAACTCGGGCATGTCGCGCTTCACCTTCGGCCTGCCGGGCCTGTCCGACGGTATCGGCTTCGTGGTGATCGCAATGGCCTTCTTCGGCCTGGGCGAGATCATCAAGAACCTCGAGACGCCGGACGACCAGCGGCAGGTGTTCACCGACAAGGTGAGTGGTCTGATGCCGCGATGGGTCGACATCAAGGACTCGTCGGGTGCGATCGTGCGTGGCACCGCAATCGGAGCGTTCTTCGGCACGCTGCCCGGCACCGGTCCTGTGGTGGCTTCGTTCGCCAGCTATGCGGTCGAGAAGAAGGTCGCCAAGGACAACTCGCAGTTCGGCCATGGTGACATCCGTGGGGTTGCAGGTCCGGAGTCGGCGAACAACGCCGCCGCCCAGACCGCGTTCATCCCGACCCTGACCCTGGGTATCCCGGGTTCCGGCACGATGGCACTGATGCTCGGCGCGCTGATGATCCAGGGTATCGCCCCGGGTCCGCAGGTGATGACTGCGCGTCCTGACCTGTTCTGGGGTCTGATCGCCTCGATGTGGGTCGGCAACCTGATGCTGGTGATCCTGAACCTGCCGCTGATCGGCATGTGGGTGCAGCTGTTGAAAGTGCCTTACCGCATGCTGTTCCCGGCGATCCTGCTGTTCATGTGCATCGGTACCTACAGCCTGAACAACAGCATCCAGGATCCGCTGCTGATGGCGTTCTTCGGGGTGGTCGGCTACGCGTTCATGAAGTTCGGCTGCGAGCCGGCACCGATGCTGCTGGGCTTCATCCTCGGGCCGCTGATGGAAGAGAACCTGCGCCGCGCCCTGCTGATCTCGCGTGGCGACCCGACGGTCTTCTTAACGCGTCCGATCAGCCTGGCGTTCCTGGTGCTGGCCGCCGCATCGCTGCTGATCGTCGTCCTTCCCGCGGTCCGGAAGAAACGCGACGAGGCATTCCAGGGCGACGAGTAA
- a CDS encoding tripartite tricarboxylate transporter TctB family protein → MGAFKFRSNHQDFWAGVMFLGLGILAVYLSKDYPLGRAMRMGPGYFPTYLGWAMIIIGGIVGGRSFFKDPGPEDVTTKWAVVPLALMPASVAVFALLIDTVGLVIAVLSMLVLANASIRNFRPIEFTVNFVVLLCIAIFVFQKGLGVPFHTFWEESLGKALGELFSLIIHPLRLMFGS, encoded by the coding sequence ATGGGTGCGTTCAAATTCCGGTCCAACCACCAGGATTTCTGGGCCGGCGTCATGTTTCTCGGCCTGGGTATCCTGGCCGTCTACCTGTCGAAGGACTATCCGCTCGGCCGGGCGATGCGCATGGGACCGGGTTACTTCCCGACCTACCTCGGCTGGGCAATGATCATCATCGGTGGGATCGTCGGCGGCCGCTCCTTCTTCAAGGATCCCGGCCCCGAAGACGTCACCACCAAGTGGGCAGTCGTCCCGCTGGCCCTGATGCCCGCCTCGGTAGCCGTATTCGCGCTGCTGATCGACACGGTAGGCCTGGTGATCGCGGTGCTGTCGATGCTGGTCCTGGCCAACGCATCGATCAGGAACTTCCGCCCGATCGAGTTCACCGTCAACTTCGTCGTGCTGCTGTGCATCGCGATCTTCGTGTTCCAGAAGGGCCTTGGCGTCCCGTTCCATACGTTCTGGGAGGAAAGTCTGGGCAAGGCACTCGGCGAACTGTTCAGCCTGATTATTCACCCGCTTCGCCTCATGTTCGGGAGCTGA
- a CDS encoding cysteine dioxygenase produces MKNHQRFRTFVADFTRLFDTGAGTAIPDEDLLLDRGAVLLARLIGTDDWLPEEAARPHPKYYQQYLLHCDALERFSVVSFVWGPGQRTPVHDHGTWGMVGVLRGAEHSRRYARAGAGEPLIVGDSQRLEQGHIDLLSPREGDIHEVSNALPDRPSISIHVYGANIGGVRRHVYEPETGVEKPFVSGYSSAQIPNFWDRSDEVRAHLVR; encoded by the coding sequence ATGAAGAATCACCAGCGGTTCCGCACCTTCGTTGCGGACTTCACCCGGCTGTTCGACACCGGCGCCGGTACCGCGATTCCCGATGAAGACCTGCTGCTCGACCGTGGCGCGGTCCTGCTCGCCCGCCTGATCGGCACCGACGACTGGCTGCCCGAAGAAGCGGCACGTCCGCACCCGAAGTACTACCAGCAGTACCTCCTGCACTGCGATGCGCTAGAGCGCTTTTCGGTGGTCAGCTTCGTGTGGGGGCCCGGCCAACGCACGCCGGTCCATGACCACGGGACCTGGGGCATGGTCGGCGTGCTGCGCGGTGCCGAGCATTCGCGCCGCTATGCACGGGCGGGCGCCGGCGAACCGCTGATCGTCGGCGACAGCCAACGGCTGGAGCAGGGACACATAGACCTGCTGTCGCCGCGCGAGGGCGACATCCATGAAGTGAGCAACGCCCTGCCAGACCGTCCGTCGATCAGCATCCATGTGTACGGTGCGAACATCGGCGGCGTGAGACGCCATGTGTACGAACCCGAGACCGGCGTCGAGAAGCCCTTCGTGTCGGGCTACTCCAGCGCGCAGATTCCGAACTTCTGGGACCGGTCGGACGAGGTGCGCGCACACCTGGTCCGGTAG
- a CDS encoding NAD(P)H-quinone oxidoreductase, whose product MTAQTPSLPAEFDCIEITTPGAPDVLKPARRPMPVPASGEVLIQVHAAGVNRPDVLQRIGRYPVPPGASDLPGLEVAGVVAAVAADVTRWKVGDSVCALTNGGGYATYCLAPAGSVLPVPAGLSMVEAAAIPETFFTVWSNVFDRGQLSPGESFMVQGGSSGIGTTAIQIAAARGHQVFATAGSAEKCAACEQIGASRAINYRTEDFEAVVKEVTGGRGVDVILDMVGGDYVGKELKSLADGGRLVFIAFLGGMKATVDLNELMRRRLTMTGSTLRPRDNAFKASVAAALEREVWPLVAAGRVKPVIHATFPLARACDAHALMETSAHIGKIVLEVA is encoded by the coding sequence ATGACTGCACAGACACCCTCCCTGCCGGCCGAGTTCGACTGCATCGAGATCACGACGCCGGGCGCCCCCGACGTACTGAAGCCGGCACGCCGCCCGATGCCGGTGCCCGCCTCCGGCGAAGTGCTGATCCAGGTCCATGCCGCCGGGGTCAACCGGCCCGACGTGCTGCAACGGATCGGCCGCTATCCGGTACCACCGGGGGCCAGTGACCTGCCAGGCCTGGAAGTAGCCGGCGTAGTCGCCGCGGTCGCCGCGGACGTCACCCGCTGGAAGGTGGGCGATAGCGTCTGTGCGCTGACAAACGGTGGCGGCTATGCCACCTACTGCCTGGCACCGGCGGGCAGCGTACTGCCAGTGCCGGCCGGGCTGTCGATGGTGGAAGCGGCTGCGATCCCCGAGACCTTCTTCACCGTCTGGAGCAACGTGTTCGACCGGGGCCAGTTGTCGCCGGGCGAGTCGTTCATGGTTCAGGGCGGCTCGAGCGGCATCGGCACCACGGCGATCCAGATCGCCGCGGCGCGCGGCCACCAGGTGTTCGCGACCGCAGGCAGCGCCGAGAAATGCGCGGCCTGCGAGCAGATCGGCGCGTCCCGGGCGATCAACTACCGCACCGAGGACTTCGAGGCGGTGGTCAAGGAGGTCACCGGCGGACGCGGGGTGGATGTCATCCTCGACATGGTCGGCGGCGACTACGTCGGCAAGGAACTGAAGTCGCTCGCAGATGGCGGCAGGCTGGTGTTCATCGCCTTCCTGGGCGGGATGAAGGCGACGGTCGACCTGAACGAACTGATGCGGCGCCGGCTGACGATGACCGGCTCCACGCTGCGCCCGCGCGACAACGCCTTCAAGGCCTCGGTCGCCGCCGCGCTCGAGCGCGAAGTGTGGCCGCTGGTCGCTGCCGGGCGGGTGAAGCCGGTGATCCACGCGACGTTCCCGCTGGCACGCGCCTGCGACGCCCATGCGCTGATGGAAACCAGCGCGCACATCGGCAAGATCGTGCTGGAAGTCGCCTGA
- a CDS encoding DUF3025 domain-containing protein has protein sequence MTSAPGSAWDDRFATRSPMFEPYRPVAARWHGYPAFPTRDAMAAALSAAGPVANASGRVLVAGSVPEDGGALAYERSVWAEGVLGLRAQDWHDLMNLLVWCVFPTTKARLNAGHVAEGAGIAGAGEAGTASAPLRNARRDALTLFDENGLLVASADPSLVELLRGFRWRELFVERRADVRRSLRFLVFGHGLLDKARSPFIGLTAHAWVLDAPEALLGQPTPAIAAALDSELALAIDGLASPRDLAPLPVLGIPGWWPANDAPAFYDDARYFRPGRRT, from the coding sequence ATGACTTCCGCACCCGGATCCGCCTGGGACGACCGCTTCGCGACCCGTTCGCCGATGTTCGAGCCCTATCGGCCGGTGGCAGCCCGCTGGCACGGATACCCCGCCTTCCCCACGCGCGACGCAATGGCCGCAGCCCTCTCGGCGGCAGGGCCCGTAGCCAATGCATCCGGACGGGTGCTGGTTGCCGGCAGCGTACCTGAGGACGGTGGTGCGCTCGCCTACGAGCGTTCGGTCTGGGCCGAGGGCGTGCTCGGGCTGCGCGCGCAGGACTGGCACGACCTGATGAACCTGCTGGTGTGGTGCGTGTTCCCGACGACGAAGGCGCGCCTGAACGCCGGCCATGTGGCGGAAGGCGCCGGTATCGCCGGTGCGGGGGAGGCTGGTACTGCCTCCGCGCCGCTGCGCAACGCCCGGCGCGATGCCCTGACGCTGTTCGACGAGAACGGGCTGCTGGTGGCCAGCGCCGACCCGTCGCTGGTCGAGTTGCTGCGCGGCTTCCGCTGGCGCGAACTGTTCGTCGAGCGCCGCGCCGACGTCAGGCGATCGCTGCGCTTCCTGGTGTTCGGCCACGGTCTGCTCGACAAGGCACGATCGCCATTCATCGGGCTGACCGCGCATGCATGGGTGCTGGATGCACCCGAGGCGCTGCTGGGGCAGCCAACGCCCGCCATCGCCGCTGCCCTCGATAGCGAGCTTGCACTCGCTATCGACGGGCTGGCCAGCCCGCGCGACCTGGCGCCGCTGCCGGTGCTGGGCATTCCGGGCTGGTGGCCGGCCAACGATGCACCGGCGTTCTACGACGACGCCCGGTACTTTCGTCCCGGGCGCCGGACCTGA
- a CDS encoding NAD(P)/FAD-dependent oxidoreductase, with translation MAERVDCVVVGAGVVGLAIARRLAMAGRDVLVLEATDGIGNGASSRNSEVIHAGIYYPPGSLKAKVCVQGRHKLYRYCRERGIPHQRIGKLIVATHEDQAPQLAKYKAQAEQNGVDDLRWVSVEEAREMEPEVIFAAAVHSPSSGIIDSHSLMLALQGDAENAGATCVFNSPVEGGRANGDFITLDVGGSEPMSIDCGTVINAAGLTAPQLAARITGVPAHTVPPTHYAIGHYFALSGKAPFSRLVYPVARSDWLGVHVTVDLSGRVKFGPDFNWIDGIDYRFDHSLEPAFYEAIRRYYPGLKDGALTPDYTGIRAKITGPGEPPADFVVHGVETHGIPGLVNLFGIESPGLTSSMALADHVAALIGIQQPDDIPATPGV, from the coding sequence ATGGCGGAGCGGGTCGATTGCGTGGTGGTCGGGGCCGGAGTGGTCGGGTTGGCGATCGCACGCCGGCTGGCGATGGCGGGGCGAGACGTGCTGGTGCTGGAGGCCACCGACGGCATCGGCAACGGCGCGAGTTCGCGCAATTCCGAAGTCATCCACGCGGGCATCTATTACCCGCCGGGCTCGCTGAAGGCGAAGGTCTGCGTGCAGGGGCGCCACAAGCTGTACCGCTATTGCCGTGAGCGCGGGATCCCGCACCAGCGCATCGGCAAGCTGATCGTCGCCACCCACGAAGACCAGGCGCCGCAGCTCGCGAAGTACAAGGCGCAGGCCGAACAGAACGGGGTCGACGACCTGCGCTGGGTGTCGGTCGAGGAAGCGCGCGAGATGGAGCCCGAGGTGATCTTCGCGGCGGCCGTGCACTCGCCGTCCTCCGGCATCATCGACAGCCACTCGCTGATGCTCGCGCTGCAGGGCGACGCCGAGAACGCGGGGGCGACCTGCGTGTTCAACAGCCCGGTCGAGGGCGGCCGGGCGAACGGCGATTTCATCACCCTCGATGTCGGCGGCAGCGAGCCGATGTCGATCGACTGCGGCACGGTGATCAACGCCGCCGGCCTGACCGCACCGCAACTGGCCGCGCGCATCACCGGCGTACCGGCGCACACGGTGCCGCCGACGCACTATGCGATCGGCCACTACTTCGCGCTCTCGGGCAAGGCACCCTTCTCGCGGCTGGTGTATCCGGTCGCGCGCAGCGACTGGCTCGGCGTGCATGTCACCGTCGACCTCAGCGGCCGGGTCAAGTTCGGGCCCGACTTCAACTGGATCGACGGCATCGACTACCGGTTCGACCATTCGCTCGAACCGGCGTTCTACGAGGCGATCCGCCGCTACTATCCGGGGCTGAAGGACGGCGCACTGACGCCAGACTACACCGGCATCCGCGCAAAGATCACCGGGCCGGGTGAGCCGCCCGCCGACTTCGTGGTCCACGGCGTCGAAACCCACGGCATCCCGGGCCTGGTCAACCTGTTCGGCATCGAGTCACCCGGGCTGACCTCGTCGATGGCCCTGGCCGACCATGTTGCAGCGTTGATCGGCATCCAGCAGCCCGACGACATCCCCGCGACCCCTGGGGTCTGA
- a CDS encoding trypsin-like peptidase domain-containing protein, whose protein sequence is MPERNSLLDRILNAVRAPGKPVRRAAVPMLAALSVLLSLGTPPAIAQPETSEGYFKRALQYTAQLRTVVTLPFEGDRKGAMRGAGFLVDAERGWIMTNSHVVSGSQALVQVAFADNEFMDARRVYVDPFLDLAIVQVDPARTKGIPVPALECDRMPQVGHPVGAFGHPWGLRYTGTRGIISGITARFEFEVLQTDAPINQGNSGGPLISMENGRIVAINTMTIRGAQNTNFAISSVYACRILRLLQQGSDPSPPEMTWVTFRDVDERRLLRIARNFAPAGLALEPGDVVRGVVGVMERIDNDTQLVHALRGRLDGFRLNVVRGGKEIELAGRLSPAARVMERRGILVGGVLISESRYRDGPDVGAPLLVVHHVEPGSPGQSAEIGPGDLIEAVAGRPVRSLDELASALVEHGKTRRVAPVVLRRLGGGQRAYFSFLERPMPLAGMQLVDLARDD, encoded by the coding sequence GTGCCTGAACGAAACAGCCTCCTCGATCGCATCCTGAACGCGGTCCGCGCGCCCGGAAAGCCGGTGCGGCGTGCAGCCGTGCCGATGCTGGCGGCGCTGTCTGTCCTGCTGTCGCTGGGCACGCCGCCTGCCATCGCGCAGCCGGAGACGTCCGAGGGTTACTTCAAGCGCGCGCTCCAGTACACCGCTCAACTGCGCACGGTGGTCACGCTGCCGTTCGAAGGCGACCGCAAGGGCGCGATGCGCGGGGCCGGCTTCCTGGTCGACGCCGAGCGTGGCTGGATCATGACCAACTCGCACGTGGTGTCCGGCTCGCAGGCGCTGGTACAGGTCGCCTTTGCCGACAACGAGTTCATGGATGCGCGCCGCGTGTATGTCGACCCGTTCCTCGACCTTGCCATCGTGCAGGTCGATCCGGCGCGCACGAAGGGTATCCCGGTGCCTGCGCTCGAGTGCGACCGCATGCCGCAGGTCGGTCACCCGGTCGGCGCCTTCGGCCACCCGTGGGGGCTGCGCTACACGGGTACGCGCGGCATCATCTCTGGCATCACCGCGCGTTTCGAGTTCGAGGTGCTGCAGACCGATGCGCCGATCAACCAGGGCAATTCCGGCGGTCCGCTGATCAGCATGGAGAACGGCCGCATCGTCGCCATCAACACGATGACGATCCGCGGCGCGCAGAACACCAACTTCGCGATTTCCTCGGTGTATGCCTGCCGCATCCTGCGCCTGCTGCAGCAGGGGAGCGACCCGAGCCCGCCCGAGATGACCTGGGTCACCTTCCGCGACGTGGACGAGCGGCGGCTGCTGCGCATTGCGCGCAACTTCGCACCGGCCGGGCTGGCCCTGGAGCCCGGCGACGTGGTGCGTGGCGTGGTCGGTGTGATGGAGCGTATCGACAACGACACGCAACTGGTGCATGCGCTGCGCGGCCGCCTCGACGGCTTCCGGCTGAACGTCGTGCGCGGCGGCAAGGAGATCGAACTGGCCGGCCGGCTGTCGCCGGCGGCGCGGGTGATGGAGCGGCGCGGCATCCTGGTCGGCGGCGTGCTGATTTCCGAGTCGCGCTATCGCGATGGCCCGGATGTCGGCGCGCCGCTGCTGGTCGTGCACCATGTCGAACCCGGGTCGCCCGGCCAGTCGGCGGAAATCGGACCGGGTGACCTGATCGAGGCGGTTGCCGGTCGGCCTGTGCGTTCTCTGGACGAACTGGCCAGCGCACTCGTCGAGCATGGCAAGACGCGCCGGGTGGCGCCTGTGGTGCTGCGCCGCCTCGGCGGTGGCCAGCGCGCCTACTTCAGCTTTCTGGAGCGACCGATGCCGCTGGCCGGCATGCAGCTGGTCGACCTCGCCCGCGACGACTGA
- a CDS encoding MmgE/PrpD family protein produces the protein MSDYLDALVDFVDSTRLDDVPAAARAHLHAIFADTLVAFAAGMQQPEMKALAARQLAESGGGHAMIVGTGQRCGPIEAAALNATAGCWLEIDEGNLEANGHPGIQVLPAALAVAQQRGASGRAFLEACAIGYEVAGRIGSACDQRMIVHPHGTYGVVGAAVAVAKLCGLPRARMRELISLAGSSPLAGNRMTMKDGATLRNWYAAHSAQMGQMAVRLIEAGFTAPYDGLAPTCNQILFDNFRPDTVVAGLGRRWLLGDGYIKLYPCGRPVHAAIDALRDALARAPRPVLPADVARIEVRAFQFAAFLNRTDIRNAFATRFSTPFALASVLFHGSHGLECFDEAAAANPVILDLARRVDLTEDAGYTAAWPRRQPCDVVLVMNDGSRLAGHCEVMRGEPSNPVDRAEFHAKFMAIGTPIWGEAMAGRIHAAALAVDETADMRGFAGSPGI, from the coding sequence ATGAGCGATTACCTCGATGCGCTGGTCGACTTCGTCGACAGCACCCGCCTCGACGACGTGCCGGCGGCTGCCCGCGCGCACCTGCATGCGATCTTCGCTGACACGCTGGTCGCATTCGCCGCCGGCATGCAGCAGCCCGAGATGAAGGCGCTGGCTGCGCGGCAACTGGCCGAGAGCGGTGGCGGGCACGCGATGATCGTAGGCACCGGCCAGCGCTGCGGTCCGATCGAGGCGGCGGCGCTCAATGCCACGGCTGGCTGCTGGCTGGAGATCGACGAAGGCAACCTCGAGGCGAACGGCCACCCCGGCATCCAGGTGCTGCCGGCCGCCCTGGCGGTGGCGCAGCAGCGCGGCGCCTCGGGCAGGGCCTTCCTCGAAGCCTGCGCGATCGGCTACGAAGTGGCCGGGCGCATCGGCAGCGCCTGCGACCAGCGCATGATCGTGCATCCGCACGGCACCTACGGGGTGGTCGGCGCGGCGGTGGCGGTGGCGAAACTGTGCGGGCTGCCGCGCGCGCGGATGCGCGAACTGATCAGCCTCGCCGGGTCGTCGCCGCTGGCCGGCAACCGGATGACGATGAAGGACGGTGCCACGCTGCGCAACTGGTACGCCGCGCACAGTGCGCAGATGGGCCAGATGGCGGTGCGCCTGATTGAGGCCGGATTCACGGCGCCCTACGATGGCCTGGCACCGACCTGCAACCAGATCCTGTTCGACAATTTCCGGCCCGACACCGTGGTCGCCGGGCTGGGACGGCGCTGGCTGCTGGGCGACGGGTACATCAAGCTCTATCCGTGCGGGCGTCCGGTGCATGCCGCGATCGACGCGCTGCGCGATGCGCTGGCCCGGGCGCCGCGGCCGGTGCTGCCTGCCGATGTCGCGCGCATCGAGGTGCGCGCGTTCCAGTTCGCGGCCTTCCTCAACCGCACCGACATCCGCAATGCGTTCGCGACGCGCTTCTCGACGCCATTCGCGCTGGCCAGCGTGCTGTTCCATGGCAGCCACGGCCTCGAGTGCTTCGACGAGGCGGCCGCCGCCAACCCGGTGATCCTCGACCTCGCGCGTCGGGTCGACCTCACCGAAGACGCCGGCTACACCGCGGCCTGGCCGAGGCGGCAGCCGTGCGACGTGGTGCTGGTGATGAACGACGGCAGCCGGCTCGCCGGCCATTGCGAGGTGATGCGCGGCGAGCCATCGAACCCGGTCGACCGCGCCGAGTTCCACGCGAAGTTCATGGCGATCGGTACGCCGATCTGGGGCGAGGCGATGGCCGGGCGCATCCATGCAGCGGCGCTCGCAGTGGACGAGACTGCCGACATGCGTGGCTTCGCCGGCAGCCCGGGCATTTGA